Proteins found in one Enterococcus sp. 9D6_DIV0238 genomic segment:
- a CDS encoding glycosyltransferase family 4 protein, whose protein sequence is MSMFIYEIFIRLFLTFILSLIVTPIVKLLAFRIGAYDAPGERRVNTKNMPTAGGLGIYFVFSFSCLVLFQSIIPTNYIWPIILGAGIVVATGLIDDIYELSPKKKTVGVLLGALVVYFFVKDIRIEMVTLPFLGQIDLRWLSLPLTLFWILAITNAINLIDGLDGLASGVSIISLTTIGVIGYFFLHAKTVYIPIVIFVLVASIAGFFPYNFYPAKIFLGDTGALFLGFMIAVMSLQGLKNATFITVITPMIILGVPITDTVYAIIRRLMNKRPISSADKMHLHHRLLSLGFTHKGAVMTIYGLALVFSFVALLFSYASNLASILLIVFSAIGLELFIEMIGLVGENHQPLMFILRMFGNREFRHQQLEKRLGKHSKKK, encoded by the coding sequence ATGTCAATGTTTATTTACGAAATTTTTATCCGTCTTTTTTTGACGTTTATTTTATCCTTGATTGTTACGCCGATCGTTAAGTTATTGGCTTTTAGAATAGGGGCATATGATGCACCCGGGGAAAGAAGAGTAAATACGAAAAATATGCCAACAGCAGGTGGGTTGGGCATTTATTTTGTTTTTTCGTTTTCTTGTCTAGTCTTGTTTCAATCGATCATTCCAACAAATTATATTTGGCCCATCATCTTAGGCGCAGGAATTGTTGTAGCTACAGGGCTGATCGACGATATTTATGAATTATCACCAAAGAAAAAAACAGTGGGTGTTCTTTTAGGTGCTTTGGTGGTTTATTTCTTTGTTAAAGATATTCGTATTGAGATGGTTACCTTACCTTTTTTAGGACAAATTGATTTACGCTGGCTGAGTTTACCATTGACTTTATTTTGGATCTTGGCAATTACGAATGCAATCAACCTGATCGATGGATTAGATGGTCTAGCTTCAGGTGTTTCGATCATAAGCTTGACAACGATTGGGGTTATTGGCTATTTTTTCCTTCATGCGAAAACAGTGTATATTCCAATTGTGATCTTTGTTTTAGTTGCAAGTATTGCAGGGTTTTTCCCATATAATTTTTATCCAGCAAAGATCTTTTTAGGAGATACAGGTGCGCTATTTTTAGGATTTATGATTGCCGTCATGTCTTTGCAGGGATTGAAAAATGCGACATTTATTACAGTGATTACGCCAATGATCATTTTAGGTGTACCGATCACAGACACGGTTTATGCAATTATTCGACGTTTGATGAACAAGCGGCCGATTTCATCTGCAGATAAAATGCACTTGCACCATCGCTTACTTTCTTTAGGATTTACACATAAAGGGGCAGTTATGACTATTTACGGTTTAGCGTTGGTCTTTTCTTTTGTGGCGCTGTTGTTTAGTTATGCTAGTAATTTAGCTTCGATTTTGTTGATCGTGTTCAGTGCGATCGGGTTAGAGCTGTTTATTGAGATGATTGGATTGGTCGGTGAGAATCATCAACCATTGATGTTTATTTTACGTATGTTTGGAAATCGAGAATTTCGCCATCAACAACTTGAAAAGCGGCTAGGCAAACATTCTAAAAAAAAGTAA
- a CDS encoding YihY/virulence factor BrkB family protein: protein MKLVDKVKNNENLMRFIETTQRRMVDSEIGNTSVVVAYYLLLSLFPLLIAVGNILPYLHIDPNDVLPYIAEAIPETIFNDLQSAIKSLLTQRSGSLLSISALTALWSASQSINALQIAMNKAFGVEQRKNFIIVRLMSLFVIVLLLTAVVGVVGVLGLGKTILDFLQPIFHFSTDFIDTFQTLKWPITTLVLMVIMCLIYRVVPNARLNFRSIIPGAVFSTIGWMLLSQVFGLYIKYFSSKIASYQIIGSFIILMLWLNFAATIIILGGIINAVVKEYTSNEQIEHRYGVINRLMDKIKEKIKK, encoded by the coding sequence ATGAAATTAGTGGACAAAGTAAAAAACAATGAAAACTTAATGCGTTTCATTGAAACGACCCAACGCCGTATGGTTGATTCTGAGATTGGGAATACTTCGGTAGTAGTGGCTTATTATTTACTTTTGTCTCTCTTTCCTCTATTGATAGCGGTAGGAAATATTCTGCCGTATTTACATATTGATCCAAACGATGTGCTTCCTTACATTGCAGAAGCTATACCAGAAACGATTTTCAATGATCTGCAATCTGCGATCAAATCTCTTTTGACTCAAAGATCGGGTAGTTTATTATCTATCTCAGCGTTAACTGCTTTGTGGAGTGCGAGTCAAAGTATCAATGCACTACAAATCGCGATGAATAAGGCTTTTGGTGTAGAGCAGCGGAAAAACTTCATTATTGTCCGTTTGATGTCCCTATTTGTGATCGTTTTATTGTTGACAGCGGTAGTCGGAGTGGTCGGTGTATTAGGTCTTGGAAAAACGATTTTAGATTTTTTACAGCCGATCTTTCATTTTTCAACAGACTTTATTGATACGTTCCAGACGTTGAAATGGCCGATAACAACACTTGTTTTGATGGTCATCATGTGTTTGATTTATCGCGTAGTGCCAAATGCCCGCTTGAATTTTCGGTCGATCATCCCTGGTGCGGTCTTTTCAACGATTGGCTGGATGCTTTTGTCTCAGGTATTTGGATTGTATATTAAATATTTTAGTTCAAAAATTGCCAGTTATCAGATCATCGGAAGCTTTATTATTTTGATGTTGTGGCTGAATTTTGCTGCGACGATCATTATTTTGGGTGGAATCATCAATGCTGTGGTCAAAGAATATACATCTAACGAGCAGATCGAGCATCGTTATGGTGTGATCAATCGATTAATGGATAAAATAAAAGAAAAAATCAAGAAATAG
- the map gene encoding type I methionyl aminopeptidase yields MITLKSPREIEMMDESGELLADVHRHLRTFIKPGITSWDIEVFVRDFIESHGGIAAQIGFEDYKYATCCSINDEICHGFPRKKPLKDGDLIKVDMCIDLKGAVSDSCWAYVVGNSTPELDHLMEVTRKALYLGIEQAKVGNRIGDIGHAIQTYVESENLSVVRDFVGHGVGPTIHESPVIPHYGEAGKGLRLKEGMVITIEPMVNTGTWRMKMDPNGWTAYTLDGGLSCQFEHTLAITKEGPKILTSQGEELTY; encoded by the coding sequence ATGATTACACTAAAATCACCAAGAGAAATTGAAATGATGGATGAATCTGGAGAACTATTGGCAGATGTTCACCGTCATCTACGCACATTTATCAAACCAGGGATCACAAGCTGGGATATCGAAGTTTTTGTTCGTGACTTTATTGAAAGTCACGGCGGGATTGCTGCCCAAATCGGCTTTGAAGATTATAAATATGCTACCTGCTGTAGTATCAATGATGAAATTTGCCATGGCTTTCCTCGGAAAAAGCCACTGAAAGATGGAGATTTGATCAAAGTGGATATGTGTATCGACCTTAAAGGGGCTGTTTCTGATTCCTGCTGGGCGTATGTCGTAGGTAATTCGACGCCGGAGCTAGATCATTTAATGGAAGTGACAAGAAAAGCATTGTATTTGGGAATCGAGCAAGCAAAAGTCGGGAACCGCATTGGTGATATCGGTCATGCGATCCAAACATATGTTGAAAGTGAAAACTTATCCGTTGTTAGAGATTTTGTAGGTCACGGTGTTGGACCAACGATTCATGAAAGTCCTGTGATCCCTCATTATGGAGAAGCTGGTAAAGGCTTACGTTTGAAAGAAGGTATGGTCATTACGATCGAGCCAATGGTCAATACTGGAACTTGGCGCATGAAAATGGATCCGAACGGCTGGACAGCTTATACGCTGGATGGCGGTCTTAGCTGTCAATTTGAACATACATTAGCAATTACCAAGGAAGGTCCTAAAATTTTGACTTCTCAAGGTGAAGAATTAACATATTAA
- a CDS encoding flavodoxin — protein MTLAKIVYASMTGNTEEIADIVAEAFENLDIEVEINECTQVDPEDFEDADICVVATYTYGDGELPDEIVDFYEELQEIDLSGKTYGVCGSGDTFYDDFCKSVDDFDAVFTKIGATKGADNVKVDLAAEEEDIQNLEAFAKKLAEAVK, from the coding sequence ATGACCTTAGCTAAAATTGTTTATGCAAGTATGACTGGAAATACAGAAGAGATCGCTGATATCGTCGCAGAAGCTTTCGAAAACTTAGATATTGAAGTTGAAATCAACGAATGTACTCAGGTGGACCCTGAAGATTTTGAAGATGCAGATATTTGTGTTGTTGCTACATACACTTATGGAGACGGCGAGTTGCCTGACGAGATCGTTGACTTCTATGAAGAGCTTCAAGAAATCGATCTTTCTGGAAAAACATACGGTGTTTGTGGTTCTGGAGATACTTTCTATGATGATTTTTGTAAATCTGTAGATGATTTTGACGCAGTATTCACAAAAATCGGTGCAACTAAAGGCGCAGACAACGTAAAAGTTGATTTAGCTGCAGAAGAAGAAGACATCCAAAACTTAGAAGCCTTTGCTAAAAAATTAGCAGAAGCCGTTAAATAA
- a CDS encoding TetR/AcrR family transcriptional regulator gives MARKKTITKDQILNAAYEVVANEGFSKFTARNIATQMKCSTQPIYLEFKNMDDLKEELFEKIHQYLANEVFPVAHTGNTIVDLALNYIHFAKNESKLYRALYLEEYGGGKRMQEFSYNYFSTAVKQDPDYEKLNDTEINSLHMGTWIVATGIAALMTSGIIHPSDEQIERLMLEAIEQILERDTPIDIDN, from the coding sequence ATGGCAAGAAAAAAAACAATTACTAAAGATCAGATTTTAAATGCTGCATACGAAGTAGTGGCCAACGAAGGCTTTTCAAAATTCACCGCACGTAACATTGCAACCCAAATGAAATGCTCAACACAACCTATTTATTTAGAATTTAAAAATATGGATGATTTAAAAGAAGAACTCTTCGAAAAAATCCATCAATATTTAGCAAACGAAGTATTCCCTGTCGCTCACACAGGAAATACGATTGTCGATCTAGCGTTGAACTATATCCACTTTGCTAAAAATGAAAGTAAATTGTATCGCGCGTTATATTTGGAAGAATATGGCGGCGGGAAGAGAATGCAGGAGTTTTCCTATAATTACTTTTCAACGGCAGTCAAACAAGATCCGGATTACGAAAAACTGAATGATACTGAAATCAATTCTTTGCATATGGGCACATGGATCGTTGCAACAGGGATCGCTGCTTTGATGACATCTGGTATTATCCACCCAAGTGACGAACAAATCGAACGCTTGATGCTAGAAGCTATTGAGCAGATCCTTGAACGAGATACACCGATCGATATTGATAATTAA
- a CDS encoding aminopeptidase gives MTLPNFEETLKKYARLIVETGVNVQKGQSIVLQISVDQAPLARLITEEAYKLGAGEVIVQWTDDQVQRQFLLHADEKYLENIPQYKIDQTDDWVNKGASRISVVSADPDALSGVDTDRVASFQAASGKALMNLRKATQANKVSWSVVAAAGKEWAAKVFPDLADSEQQVDALWNEIFKTTRVYEEDPVAAWHAHDVKLATKAAELNEEQFDALHYTAPGTDLVIGLPKNHLWEGAGSDNVRGEKFMANMPTEEVFTAPDCRRVDGVVSSTKPLSYAGTTISGMTFTFKAGKVTDFSAEQGQEVLETLLDTDEGARQLGEVALVPDPSPISQSGITFYNTLFDENASNHLAFGSAYAFSVKGGTEMTEEELETVGLNRSQTHVDFMIGSDQMNIDGIRTDGTRVPIFRNGDWA, from the coding sequence ATGACATTACCGAATTTTGAGGAAACGCTAAAAAAATATGCTCGTTTAATTGTTGAAACAGGTGTAAACGTTCAAAAAGGACAAAGCATTGTTCTACAAATCAGTGTGGATCAAGCACCCTTAGCTAGACTGATCACTGAAGAAGCATACAAATTAGGTGCAGGAGAAGTGATCGTTCAATGGACGGACGATCAGGTTCAACGTCAATTTTTACTGCATGCTGATGAAAAATATTTAGAAAATATCCCACAATATAAAATCGACCAAACCGATGACTGGGTCAACAAAGGTGCTAGCAGAATCAGCGTTGTTTCTGCTGATCCTGATGCTTTATCCGGTGTGGATACTGATCGTGTCGCTTCTTTCCAAGCAGCCTCAGGTAAAGCTTTGATGAATTTAAGAAAAGCAACACAAGCAAATAAAGTCAGCTGGAGTGTTGTCGCAGCTGCTGGTAAAGAATGGGCAGCGAAGGTTTTCCCTGATTTAGCAGATAGTGAACAACAAGTCGATGCTCTTTGGAATGAAATATTCAAAACAACTCGCGTATATGAAGAAGATCCAGTAGCAGCTTGGCACGCACATGACGTGAAGTTAGCAACAAAAGCAGCCGAATTGAATGAAGAACAATTTGATGCACTGCATTATACAGCCCCTGGCACAGATTTAGTGATTGGACTTCCTAAAAATCATTTATGGGAAGGCGCAGGCAGTGACAATGTCCGTGGAGAAAAATTCATGGCAAATATGCCAACAGAAGAAGTCTTTACTGCTCCTGATTGTCGCCGTGTGGACGGCGTTGTTTCTAGTACCAAACCATTAAGTTATGCCGGAACGACTATTTCCGGAATGACATTTACGTTCAAAGCTGGTAAGGTCACTGATTTTTCTGCTGAACAAGGCCAAGAGGTTTTAGAAACATTGCTCGACACAGATGAAGGTGCTCGTCAGTTAGGCGAAGTCGCTTTAGTTCCTGATCCGTCTCCTATTTCTCAATCTGGTATTACTTTTTATAATACTTTGTTTGACGAAAATGCTTCAAACCATTTAGCTTTTGGTTCTGCCTATGCTTTTAGCGTTAAAGGGGGTACTGAAATGACTGAAGAGGAATTAGAAACGGTAGGACTAAATCGCAGTCAAACCCACGTTGATTTTATGATTGGTTCGGATCAAATGAACATTGATGGTATTCGCACAGATGGTACAAGAGTTCCTATTTTCCGTAATGGAGATTGGGCATAA
- a CDS encoding Ig domain-containing protein has product MKKVRLLLLGLVGAAIFGTTAAHAEEEVTITPYGNFESESVLSDSVEPDAAPAISRAAAAPEVTYRTHVQDIGWQGWKKNAQVSGTSGQKKRLEAIQLKVNSGYTGDIQYRTHVQDIGWQAWKKNGQTSGTSGQKKRLEAIQIKLTGQLAQVYDVFYRVHAQEFGWMGWEKGGLPAGTSRYSYRLEAIEVKLVPKKNYVTINTSAKTSYRENKKYAGELDPKKLGVPNSYLKNGLKLFKDTKSVEAFALSVLNDKNRKAVSCDIYQIRQGLKTIGYTVDFYFPY; this is encoded by the coding sequence ATGAAAAAGGTTCGTTTATTGTTGTTAGGTTTAGTTGGAGCTGCTATTTTTGGTACAACTGCTGCCCATGCCGAAGAAGAAGTCACTATTACACCCTATGGTAATTTTGAAAGTGAGAGCGTTTTATCGGACTCTGTAGAGCCAGATGCGGCACCAGCTATTTCACGTGCTGCTGCAGCGCCGGAAGTAACTTATCGCACTCATGTGCAAGATATTGGCTGGCAAGGTTGGAAGAAGAATGCACAGGTTTCTGGAACGTCAGGACAGAAAAAACGTTTAGAAGCCATTCAATTGAAAGTCAATTCTGGTTATACAGGTGATATCCAATATCGTACTCATGTACAAGATATTGGCTGGCAAGCTTGGAAAAAGAATGGTCAAACCTCAGGGACATCTGGTCAAAAGAAACGTTTAGAAGCGATTCAAATCAAATTGACAGGTCAATTAGCGCAAGTATATGATGTATTTTACCGTGTCCATGCACAAGAATTTGGCTGGATGGGCTGGGAAAAAGGTGGACTTCCCGCTGGAACATCAAGATATTCTTATCGCTTAGAAGCGATCGAAGTCAAACTAGTACCTAAGAAAAATTATGTAACGATCAATACATCAGCGAAAACGTCTTATAGAGAAAATAAAAAATATGCTGGTGAGTTGGATCCCAAAAAATTAGGTGTGCCAAATTCATATTTGAAAAATGGATTAAAACTATTTAAAGATACTAAATCAGTTGAAGCATTTGCATTATCAGTATTGAATGATAAAAATCGTAAAGCTGTTTCTTGTGATATTTATCAAATTAGACAAGGCCTGAAAACAATTGGTTACACAGTAGACTTTTACTTCCCGTATTAA
- a CDS encoding GNAT family N-acetyltransferase — MKKAIRQMGIKELNEMFDLAAYAFNSEKTEKRKEHFKQIVEHSQNYGCFSENVLMSQVISTPFTVDFHGTVHKMAGIGCVSSYPEYRGQGSISAIMSKLLEDLAEQEASLAYLAPFSYPFYRKYGFEQLFEQISYTIKAADWPHVKVGSGKMKRVNFEEIKPICQTIYAGLEKNQRGGMIRENWWLDYSLGSDEKNSFAIYEDEEGNVTGYLIYRSSAARFTIKEWGYLSNQAFQALVGFIGSHNGSSQEFYFETGHTGHDLSHLMPAPLVDMKLTPFMMGRIVSIEAFLHRYPFAPGKKETYYFEVVDFYAPWNEGTWRLSINEAGQGTVEKCSEKIDSSRVINGTIQAWTQLFMGYCTSSELLFYERIHGESKLLEELGDRLVKGKPVLEEYF; from the coding sequence ATGAAAAAAGCGATCCGTCAGATGGGGATCAAAGAATTGAATGAAATGTTTGATTTGGCTGCATATGCATTTAATTCAGAAAAAACAGAAAAACGTAAGGAACATTTTAAACAAATTGTAGAACATTCGCAAAACTATGGCTGCTTTTCAGAAAATGTCTTGATGAGTCAGGTGATTTCTACACCATTCACTGTGGATTTTCATGGAACAGTTCATAAAATGGCTGGTATCGGCTGTGTTTCGTCTTATCCTGAATATCGTGGCCAAGGCAGTATTTCAGCGATCATGTCAAAACTATTGGAGGATTTGGCAGAGCAGGAGGCTTCTTTGGCTTACCTAGCACCATTTTCTTATCCTTTTTATCGTAAATATGGTTTTGAACAGCTATTTGAGCAAATTAGCTATACTATCAAGGCGGCAGATTGGCCGCATGTAAAAGTCGGTTCAGGAAAGATGAAGCGTGTAAATTTTGAAGAAATCAAGCCGATTTGTCAAACAATTTATGCTGGTTTAGAGAAAAATCAGCGGGGTGGAATGATTCGGGAAAATTGGTGGCTGGATTATAGCTTGGGTTCCGATGAAAAGAATTCATTTGCCATTTACGAAGACGAGGAGGGGAATGTAACGGGCTATTTAATTTATCGATCCAGTGCAGCGCGTTTCACTATCAAGGAATGGGGCTATTTGTCTAACCAAGCATTTCAGGCGCTTGTGGGCTTTATCGGTTCGCACAATGGCTCTTCACAAGAATTCTATTTTGAAACAGGACATACGGGCCATGATTTAAGTCATTTGATGCCGGCTCCTCTCGTTGATATGAAGCTGACACCTTTTATGATGGGGAGAATCGTCTCGATCGAAGCTTTCTTGCATCGATATCCTTTTGCGCCTGGAAAAAAAGAGACGTATTATTTTGAAGTAGTGGATTTTTACGCTCCTTGGAATGAAGGAACGTGGAGGCTGAGCATCAATGAAGCTGGACAGGGGACAGTAGAGAAATGCTCTGAAAAAATAGACTCTTCAAGGGTGATCAATGGAACGATCCAAGCGTGGACGCAATTGTTTATGGGGTATTGCACAAGTAGTGAATTGCTCTTTTATGAAAGAATACATGGAGAAAGTAAGCTGCTAGAGGAATTGGGTGACCGGCTGGTAAAAGGAAAACCTGTTTTAGAAGAGTATTTTTAA
- a CDS encoding PTS sugar transporter subunit IIC, with protein MNGLTAWMERYILPVAAKIGSQKHLVALRDAFIGMMPVTMAGAIAVLLNAFMRDFPNTYLGEGNGITTFFTPVIAVNGLVWTGTLAIMAVVFAASLGCNVARAYDVDVLSGMLVSLAAFFIGLPQSATTTVTLAEKLPKNITQLFTDAGATVNTVDGVSAIEAGAWGYFPFGKYMGGTGLFTAMIFGFISVIIFAKLMKKNIIIKMPDSVPPAVSKAFAAIIPGVFALYVSAMIYHIFEKITGKLLIDWISESIQTPLIGLSQGYGAVFLIVLLVHVLWFFGLHGTNIMSPVLQSIYGVAMVDNTNAYQQGQEIPYKWVAGSFEAFVWPGGAGVTLVLIISILLLSKRADYKTVGKLGVGPGLFNINEPVMFGMPVVLNPIMLIPFILAPLATATIAYFATMAGLVNPVVVNVIWVMPTIISGFLATAGDWRAIVLTVVNLAVAFVIWAPFVLAANKMDPNLGEPEE; from the coding sequence ATGAATGGATTAACAGCTTGGATGGAAAGGTACATCTTGCCGGTAGCTGCGAAGATTGGCTCGCAGAAGCATTTAGTTGCGCTAAGAGATGCCTTTATTGGGATGATGCCTGTAACGATGGCAGGGGCAATTGCAGTGTTGCTAAATGCGTTTATGCGGGATTTTCCTAATACGTATTTGGGCGAAGGAAATGGAATTACAACATTCTTTACGCCGGTGATTGCAGTCAACGGATTAGTTTGGACAGGCACGTTAGCGATTATGGCAGTTGTTTTTGCGGCTTCATTGGGATGTAATGTTGCAAGAGCATACGATGTCGATGTGTTATCAGGAATGTTAGTTTCGCTAGCAGCATTTTTCATCGGATTACCGCAAAGTGCGACAACGACCGTTACTTTAGCTGAGAAATTACCAAAAAATATCACTCAGCTTTTTACGGATGCTGGAGCGACAGTCAATACGGTTGACGGTGTATCAGCTATTGAAGCTGGTGCTTGGGGTTATTTCCCTTTTGGTAAATATATGGGTGGAACAGGCTTATTTACAGCAATGATTTTTGGGTTTATTTCTGTTATTATTTTTGCGAAGTTAATGAAGAAAAATATTATTATCAAAATGCCTGATTCAGTGCCGCCGGCAGTATCAAAAGCATTTGCAGCAATCATTCCAGGCGTCTTTGCTTTGTATGTATCAGCGATGATCTATCATATCTTTGAGAAAATCACTGGAAAATTGTTGATCGACTGGATCTCTGAATCGATTCAGACGCCATTGATCGGACTTTCTCAAGGATATGGAGCAGTTTTCTTGATCGTATTGCTTGTCCATGTACTATGGTTCTTTGGTTTACATGGAACAAATATCATGTCTCCTGTTTTACAATCGATTTATGGGGTAGCGATGGTCGACAATACTAATGCGTATCAGCAAGGACAAGAAATTCCTTATAAATGGGTTGCTGGTTCATTTGAAGCGTTTGTTTGGCCGGGTGGAGCTGGTGTTACGCTGGTCTTGATCATTTCGATTTTACTTCTATCTAAACGTGCAGACTACAAAACGGTCGGAAAACTTGGTGTGGGCCCAGGCTTGTTCAACATCAATGAGCCGGTGATGTTTGGGATGCCGGTCGTGTTGAATCCGATCATGCTGATTCCATTTATCTTAGCTCCATTAGCAACGGCTACGATCGCTTACTTTGCTACGATGGCCGGCTTAGTCAATCCTGTTGTTGTGAATGTGATCTGGGTGATGCCAACGATCATCAGCGGTTTCCTGGCAACTGCAGGAGACTGGCGCGCAATTGTTCTAACAGTGGTCAATTTAGCTGTCGCATTTGTCATTTGGGCGCCGTTTGTTCTTGCAGCAAATAAAATGGATCCAAATTTAGGCGAACCAGAGGAATAA